A stretch of the Acetonema longum DSM 6540 genome encodes the following:
- a CDS encoding acetyl-CoA hydrolase/transferase family protein — protein sequence MINITDRVRNVALRSKIVSAEEAAAAIKPGMNIGTSGFTPAGYPKAVPLALAERIKKEKFQINLWTGASVGKELDGALAEVGGIQKRLPYQTNDAIRKGINSGAIQYVDLHLSHVAQMSRYGFLGGKVDVAIVEACAITEEGHIIPTTSLGNSASFVQSADIVIVEINTSQPMELEGMHDVYIPLDPPNRQPVPIVKANDRIGTPYIPCGPDKITYIVPCDIPDAVRPLAAIDDDAKAMSGHLIDFLNNEIKQGRMPKNLLPLQSGVGSVANAVVCGLVDSPFQNLSVFTEVIQDGMFDLIDAGKLDFASGTSLTPSPDGLKRFYAGIGEYRKKILLRPQEIANSPETARRLGIIAMNTAIEFDIFGHVNSTHIMGSKMMNGIGGSGDFARNGYLTFFFTNSIAKNGDISSIVPMCSHFDHTEHDVDVFVTERGVADVRGLSPKERAQVIIDKCAHPDYQPMLQDYLDRAIKATKNAHTPHILSEALSWHVRFLETGSMKSK from the coding sequence ATGATTAACATTACTGACCGCGTACGCAACGTGGCTCTGCGCTCGAAAATTGTCAGCGCAGAAGAAGCCGCCGCCGCTATCAAGCCCGGCATGAACATCGGGACCAGCGGCTTTACTCCGGCGGGCTATCCGAAAGCAGTGCCTCTGGCTCTGGCGGAACGTATCAAAAAAGAAAAATTTCAAATTAATTTATGGACCGGCGCTTCCGTTGGTAAAGAATTAGATGGGGCTCTGGCGGAAGTCGGCGGCATTCAAAAACGTTTGCCGTACCAGACCAATGACGCTATCCGCAAAGGCATCAACAGCGGCGCCATTCAGTACGTAGACCTGCATTTAAGCCATGTGGCCCAAATGTCCCGTTACGGTTTCCTGGGCGGCAAAGTGGATGTGGCCATTGTCGAAGCCTGCGCCATCACGGAAGAAGGGCATATTATCCCGACAACCTCTTTGGGGAACTCGGCTTCTTTTGTCCAAAGCGCCGATATCGTCATTGTCGAGATTAATACCAGCCAACCGATGGAACTCGAAGGCATGCATGACGTATATATTCCGCTGGATCCGCCCAATCGTCAGCCGGTTCCGATTGTAAAGGCGAATGACCGGATCGGTACTCCGTATATTCCTTGTGGCCCTGATAAGATTACATACATTGTGCCCTGCGATATTCCGGACGCGGTTCGTCCCCTGGCGGCGATTGATGACGACGCCAAGGCGATGAGCGGTCATCTGATTGACTTCCTCAACAATGAAATCAAACAAGGCCGGATGCCGAAAAATCTGCTGCCGCTGCAGTCTGGCGTGGGTTCCGTGGCTAATGCGGTGGTCTGCGGTCTGGTAGACTCGCCTTTCCAGAACCTGAGTGTTTTCACCGAGGTAATTCAAGACGGCATGTTCGACCTGATCGACGCCGGCAAACTGGATTTTGCCTCTGGCACATCCCTGACTCCGTCGCCGGACGGACTGAAACGCTTTTACGCCGGCATTGGCGAATATCGCAAGAAGATCCTGCTGCGTCCGCAAGAAATCGCCAACAGCCCTGAGACGGCTCGCCGGCTTGGGATCATTGCTATGAACACGGCCATTGAGTTTGACATCTTTGGCCATGTGAACTCCACCCATATCATGGGCAGCAAGATGATGAACGGCATCGGCGGTTCCGGCGACTTTGCCCGTAACGGCTATCTGACCTTCTTCTTTACCAACTCTATTGCCAAAAACGGTGATATTTCCTCGATTGTACCGATGTGCTCGCACTTTGACCATACCGAACATGATGTTGACGTATTCGTCACCGAGCGCGGCGTCGCCGACGTCCGCGGACTTAGCCCGAAGGAGCGCGCCCAGGTTATTATTGATAAATGCGCTCATCCGGACTATCAACCCATGCTTCAGGATTACCTGGACCGGGCCATTAAAGCGACCAAGAATGCGCATACGCCGCATATCCTGAGCGAGGCCCTCTCCTGGCATGTCCGGTTCTTAGAAACCGGCTCCATGAAGAGTAAATAA
- a CDS encoding methylmalonyl-CoA mutase, whose translation MANESLKAKMEAYTAKVEKSLAKRPERVNLAHNRLYTPLDLGDFDYEAKLGFPGEYPFTRGVQPTMYRGRFWTMRMYAGFSTAEESNKRYRYLLESGGTGLSCAFDLPTQIGYDSDDPISEGEVGKVGVAIDSLRDMEILFDQIDLGKVSTSMTINAPASVLLAMYIAVAEKQGVTPDKLNGTIQNDILKEYAARGTYIFPPKPSMRLITNIFEYCSKNVPNWNTISISGYHIREAGSTASQEIAFTIADGIAYVDAAIKAGLNVDDFAGRLSFFWNAHNNVLEEVAKFRASRRVWSKVMKERFGATNPKSWMLRVHTQTAGSMLTAQQPDNNIVRVALQTAAAVLGGTQSLHTNSKDEALALPTEDSVRIALRTQQIVAYESGLADVVDPLGGSYYVEALTDQIEKECWDYIKKIDDLGGAVVAIEKGYIQKEIQDSAYKWQMDVETKKRVIVGVNQFQIKEKAPEGLLRVDSSVGDFQKQKLAKLKAERDNAAVQAKLAALETACKDEHANLMPFILDAVRVYATLGEICGVMRKVFGLYEAHTTL comes from the coding sequence ATGGCTAATGAATCATTGAAAGCCAAAATGGAAGCGTACACCGCCAAAGTGGAAAAATCGCTTGCCAAAAGACCCGAGCGCGTAAATCTGGCGCACAACAGACTGTATACTCCGCTGGATCTGGGTGACTTCGACTACGAAGCCAAACTTGGTTTCCCGGGTGAATACCCCTTTACCCGTGGCGTTCAGCCCACCATGTATCGGGGCCGTTTCTGGACCATGCGTATGTATGCTGGCTTCTCCACTGCCGAAGAATCCAACAAACGGTATCGTTACCTGTTAGAGTCCGGCGGCACGGGACTGTCCTGCGCATTCGACCTGCCCACACAGATCGGCTATGACTCCGATGATCCCATTTCCGAAGGTGAAGTCGGCAAGGTTGGCGTGGCCATTGACTCCCTGCGCGATATGGAAATCCTGTTTGACCAGATCGACTTGGGCAAAGTGTCTACTTCCATGACCATCAACGCTCCGGCTTCGGTTCTGTTGGCTATGTACATCGCTGTGGCTGAAAAGCAAGGCGTGACTCCCGACAAACTGAACGGTACTATCCAAAACGATATTTTGAAAGAGTATGCCGCCCGCGGCACTTATATCTTCCCTCCCAAACCTTCGATGCGTTTAATCACTAATATCTTCGAATATTGCTCCAAAAATGTGCCGAACTGGAACACCATCTCCATTTCCGGCTATCATATCCGTGAGGCAGGTTCTACTGCTTCCCAGGAGATCGCATTCACCATTGCTGACGGTATCGCTTATGTTGACGCCGCTATCAAAGCCGGCCTGAACGTAGACGACTTTGCCGGACGCCTGTCCTTCTTCTGGAACGCTCACAACAACGTGCTTGAAGAAGTGGCTAAATTCCGCGCTTCCCGTCGTGTATGGTCCAAAGTCATGAAAGAGCGCTTTGGCGCCACCAACCCCAAATCCTGGATGCTGCGGGTTCACACCCAAACTGCCGGCTCCATGCTGACCGCTCAGCAGCCTGACAACAACATTGTCCGCGTCGCTCTGCAAACAGCAGCAGCCGTTCTGGGCGGCACCCAGTCCCTTCATACCAACTCCAAAGACGAAGCTCTGGCTCTGCCTACCGAAGATTCCGTGCGCATTGCTCTTAGAACTCAGCAAATTGTTGCTTATGAAAGCGGTCTGGCCGACGTAGTCGATCCTCTCGGCGGCTCCTATTATGTAGAAGCTCTGACCGATCAAATCGAAAAAGAGTGCTGGGATTACATTAAAAAGATTGACGACCTGGGCGGCGCTGTTGTCGCCATTGAAAAAGGCTATATCCAAAAAGAAATCCAGGACAGCGCCTATAAATGGCAAATGGACGTGGAAACCAAGAAACGGGTCATTGTTGGTGTCAACCAGTTCCAGATCAAGGAGAAAGCTCCGGAAGGCCTGCTGCGTGTAGATTCTTCTGTTGGCGATTTCCAGAAACAGAAACTGGCTAAACTCAAAGCCGAGCGGGATAATGCCGCTGTTCAGGCTAAACTGGCCGCTTTGGAAACCGCTTGCAAAGACGAGCATGCCAACCTGATGCCGTTTATCCTGGATGCGGTTCGCGTATATGCAACCCTAGGCGAAATTTGCGGCGTGATGCGCAAAGTCTTCGGACTGTACGAAGCGCACACTACGTTATAA
- a CDS encoding cobalamin B12-binding domain-containing protein: MEKRIRVLVAKPGLDGHDRGAKVVARALRDAGFEVVYTGIRLTPEQIAEAALQEDVDVVAMSLLSGAHNTLFPKVVTLLKEKGAAGKLIIGGGVIPDADIPGLKAAGVSEVFTPGTPTNSIVDYIKANVK; encoded by the coding sequence ATGGAAAAACGTATTAGAGTATTAGTTGCCAAACCTGGTCTGGACGGTCATGACCGCGGCGCTAAAGTTGTAGCCCGCGCTCTTCGTGACGCCGGCTTTGAAGTAGTTTACACCGGTATCCGCCTGACTCCGGAGCAAATCGCTGAAGCGGCTCTGCAGGAAGACGTGGATGTAGTGGCTATGAGCCTCTTGTCCGGTGCTCACAATACCCTGTTCCCGAAAGTGGTTACTCTTCTGAAAGAAAAGGGAGCTGCCGGCAAATTGATCATCGGCGGCGGCGTTATTCCCGACGCTGACATCCCTGGCCTGAAGGCCGCTGGTGTTTCCGAGGTGTTTACACCCGGAACCCCGACCAATTCGATCGTCGATTACATTAAAGCGAACGTGAAGTAA
- the meaB gene encoding methylmalonyl Co-A mutase-associated GTPase MeaB — protein MQIVEELLKGSRVALARAITTVENEYDEAVEVMRQLYAHTGRAHVIGITGPPGAGKSTLTDKLAKEYRNMGKTVGIIAIDPTSPFSGGAILGDRIRMNDLTLDEGVFIRSMGTRGSLGGLSRKTSEAVKILDAFGKDVIFIETVGVGQSEVDIVKMADTTIVVMVPGLGDDIQAIKAGILEIGDVFAINKADRDGADRLNIELEAMLDLSQERTGWRPPIKRTVASQSEGIRELVATISEHIAFVNQSGELEKRRTQRTRNEMLALLQEAVSRQILNRTNADGQFDALVKTVEHREKDPYEVVEKILRDLMK, from the coding sequence TTGCAAATCGTCGAAGAATTGCTTAAAGGATCTCGTGTGGCTCTGGCCCGTGCCATTACCACTGTCGAAAACGAATACGATGAAGCTGTCGAAGTGATGCGGCAATTATATGCTCATACCGGCAGAGCGCATGTCATCGGTATTACCGGACCTCCGGGGGCAGGGAAAAGCACTCTTACCGATAAATTAGCCAAGGAATATAGAAATATGGGCAAAACGGTGGGCATTATTGCTATTGACCCTACCAGTCCCTTTTCAGGCGGCGCTATTTTGGGAGACCGGATCCGGATGAATGATTTGACCCTGGATGAAGGGGTGTTTATCCGCAGTATGGGAACCCGGGGCAGCCTGGGCGGACTTTCCCGTAAAACATCGGAAGCAGTGAAGATCCTTGATGCTTTTGGCAAAGATGTCATCTTTATTGAAACGGTTGGCGTAGGCCAATCGGAAGTAGATATTGTCAAAATGGCCGATACTACGATTGTAGTGATGGTCCCTGGCTTGGGTGACGATATTCAGGCTATCAAAGCCGGCATTCTTGAGATCGGTGACGTATTCGCCATCAATAAAGCCGACCGGGACGGCGCCGACCGTCTGAACATCGAACTGGAGGCCATGCTGGATCTGAGCCAGGAACGTACCGGCTGGCGTCCGCCGATTAAGCGCACAGTGGCCAGTCAGAGCGAAGGTATCCGTGAATTGGTTGCGACCATTAGCGAACACATTGCCTTTGTGAACCAGTCCGGTGAATTGGAAAAACGCCGTACTCAGCGTACCAGAAATGAAATGCTGGCGCTCCTTCAAGAGGCAGTCAGCCGTCAGATTCTGAATAGGACGAATGCGGACGGCCAGTTTGACGCCTTGGTCAAAACCGTGGAACACCGGGAGAAAGATCCGTATGAGGTAGTGGAAAAAATTCTGCGGGATTTGATGAAATAG
- the mce gene encoding methylmalonyl-CoA epimerase produces MGFKILHIDHIGIAVKDLAATKEIFTKLGMTHKPQDEVVEEQKVKVSFFPCGDAELEFLESTTDDGPIAKYIAGNNDRNGIQHVALAVDDIEAAIAEMNAKGIAMIDKTPRYGAGGAKIAFLHPKATGGILVELCQH; encoded by the coding sequence ATGGGTTTTAAGATTCTTCATATTGACCACATTGGCATTGCTGTGAAAGATCTCGCTGCCACTAAAGAAATTTTCACAAAACTGGGCATGACTCACAAACCCCAGGATGAAGTGGTAGAAGAGCAAAAAGTAAAGGTCAGCTTCTTCCCCTGTGGCGATGCTGAACTGGAATTCCTGGAGTCTACTACAGACGACGGTCCTATTGCCAAGTATATTGCCGGCAATAATGACCGCAACGGCATTCAGCACGTGGCCCTGGCTGTGGATGACATCGAGGCTGCTATCGCTGAAATGAACGCCAAAGGCATTGCCATGATCGACAAGACTCCGCGCTACGGCGCTGGCGGCGCGAAAATCGCCTTCCTGCATCCGAAAGCTACCGGGGGTATCCTCGTCGAACTTTGCCAACACTAA